Proteins encoded together in one Paracidovorax wautersii window:
- a CDS encoding DUF3606 domain-containing protein, which produces MADDKTKTGGQDRTRINVNEDYELRDWSQKFSVTPEQLKAAVQAVGTSASAVEQHLKNSFAR; this is translated from the coding sequence ATGGCAGACGATAAGACCAAGACCGGCGGGCAAGACCGTACTCGCATCAACGTCAACGAGGACTACGAGTTGCGCGACTGGTCGCAGAAATTCTCGGTCACACCGGAGCAACTCAAGGCTGCGGTGCAGGCCGTCGGTACAAGCGCGTCAGCAGTCGAGCAACACTTGAAAAACTCCTTCGCCCGTTGA
- the atpE gene encoding F0F1 ATP synthase subunit C translates to MENVLGLVALACGLIVGLGAIGASIGIALMGGKFLESSARQPELINELQTKMFILAGLIDAAFLIGVAIALLFAFANPFVLA, encoded by the coding sequence ATGGAAAACGTTCTCGGTCTCGTCGCTCTGGCTTGTGGTCTGATCGTGGGTCTCGGCGCTATCGGCGCTTCGATCGGTATCGCCCTGATGGGTGGCAAGTTCCTCGAGTCTTCCGCTCGCCAGCCCGAACTGATCAACGAACTGCAAACCAAGATGTTCATCTTGGCCGGTCTGATCGACGCTGCCTTCCTGATCGGTGTGGCCATCGCCCTGCTGTTCGCTTTCGCCAACCCCTT
- the atpB gene encoding F0F1 ATP synthase subunit A: MAAEAHAPTASEYIVHHLQHLQNIKQKSIVDFSVVNIDSVVVGLVLGVLALFVFWLCARKATSGVPGRFQAAVEILVEMVDNQAKANIHNAESRKFIAPLALTVFVWIFLMNAMDMLPVDLLPAIWAQIYGAAGHDPHHAYLRVVPTADLSTTLGLSFAVLVLCLYYSVKIKGLGGWAHELVSAPFGTSKNPFFALILGVVNLLMQIIEYVAKTVSHGMRLFGNMYAGELVFMLIALMGGAAAMSLSGVLLPVGHIIAGSIWAIFHILVITLQAFIFMMLALIYLGQAHEAH, encoded by the coding sequence ATGGCCGCAGAAGCGCATGCCCCGACTGCCAGTGAATACATCGTTCACCACTTGCAGCATCTCCAGAACATCAAGCAGAAGTCCATCGTCGATTTCTCCGTGGTGAACATTGACTCCGTCGTGGTCGGTTTGGTTCTCGGCGTGCTGGCACTTTTCGTGTTCTGGCTGTGCGCCCGCAAGGCCACCTCCGGCGTGCCGGGCCGCTTCCAGGCCGCGGTCGAGATCCTCGTCGAGATGGTGGACAACCAGGCCAAGGCCAACATCCACAACGCCGAGAGCCGCAAGTTCATCGCCCCGCTGGCCCTGACCGTGTTCGTCTGGATCTTCCTGATGAACGCCATGGACATGCTGCCGGTCGACCTGCTGCCCGCCATCTGGGCGCAGATCTACGGTGCTGCCGGCCACGACCCGCACCACGCCTATCTGCGCGTCGTGCCCACGGCCGACCTGTCCACCACGCTGGGCCTGTCCTTCGCCGTGCTGGTGCTGTGCCTGTACTACAGCGTCAAGATCAAGGGTCTGGGCGGCTGGGCGCATGAACTGGTGTCCGCTCCCTTCGGCACCAGCAAGAATCCTTTCTTCGCCCTGATCCTGGGCGTGGTCAATCTGCTCATGCAGATCATTGAATACGTTGCCAAGACGGTGTCGCACGGCATGCGACTGTTCGGCAACATGTACGCTGGTGAGTTGGTGTTCATGCTGATTGCCCTGATGGGTGGTGCTGCTGCCATGTCGCTTTCCGGTGTGTTGCTCCCCGTGGGGCACATCATTGCGGGCTCTATCTGGGCGATCTTCCACATCCTGGTGATCACCCTGCAGGCCTTCATTTTCATGATGCTTGCGCTGATCTACCTCGGCCAGGCGCATGAAGCTCACTGA
- a CDS encoding methyl-accepting chemotaxis protein encodes MKFLTHMSVAKRLALGFALVLLLSMGVIALSIARLNALADATEEMVQNPIKTERLVSDWSRNLHTGITRTAAVARSSDPVLAEFFAEDSKASSKSSGELQKAVEALMFLDSEKKNFQEIGALRAVYLKNRDTIFALKKEGRVDEANALLESQFMPDAKRYAAKMDELLRNQREQVDQLGRAIQDNRSSSRRLLVVLGVLSVALGALFSWILARSVTAPLAQASHLARRVAEGDLTARVPAHGKDEVGELLSSLEVMQTNLATVVSQVRRGSESVSNASTEIAQGNSDLSSRTEHQASALEQTAASMEELNSAVRNNADNAKQANQLALTASNVAVQGGAVVGEVVETMKGINDASRKIGDIISVIDSIAFQTNILALNAAVEAARAGEQGRGFAVVASEVRSLASRSAEAAKEIKSLINASVERVEQGTSLVDKAGQTMSEVVTSIRRVTDIMGEISAASSEQSAGVAQVGEAVTSMDQATQQNAALVEQMAAAASSLRTQAQDLVHVVAVFQISESQRPQEMLRTSAAVKPYSPSVPAATTPKRANTTSAAKVPVAKKATVPAPALSNATPAVDRSTSAGKDDEWEAF; translated from the coding sequence ATGAAATTCCTCACTCACATGTCCGTGGCTAAGCGCCTCGCCCTGGGCTTCGCGCTCGTCCTTTTGCTTTCCATGGGGGTTATCGCTCTGAGCATCGCTCGGTTGAACGCTTTGGCGGACGCTACCGAGGAAATGGTGCAGAACCCCATCAAGACGGAGCGTCTGGTGAGCGATTGGTCGCGCAATCTGCACACTGGCATCACCCGCACGGCGGCAGTGGCACGTAGCTCCGATCCGGTGCTGGCAGAGTTCTTCGCGGAAGACAGCAAGGCCTCCTCTAAGAGCTCTGGCGAACTTCAGAAAGCCGTCGAGGCTCTTATGTTCCTCGACTCTGAAAAGAAGAATTTTCAGGAGATCGGAGCGCTACGCGCGGTGTACCTCAAGAATCGCGACACCATTTTTGCCCTCAAAAAGGAAGGCAGAGTGGATGAGGCAAACGCGTTGCTGGAATCGCAGTTCATGCCTGACGCCAAGCGCTATGCGGCAAAGATGGACGAACTCCTGCGCAACCAGCGTGAGCAGGTGGACCAACTGGGCCGTGCAATCCAGGACAACCGCAGTTCCAGCCGCCGGTTGTTAGTGGTGCTGGGCGTGCTCAGCGTGGCATTGGGCGCCCTGTTTTCCTGGATCCTGGCACGGTCGGTCACGGCGCCGCTGGCGCAGGCATCACATCTGGCACGACGTGTGGCCGAAGGCGACCTCACTGCGCGCGTACCCGCACACGGCAAGGACGAAGTGGGAGAACTTCTGTCTTCGCTGGAGGTGATGCAGACCAATCTGGCTACCGTAGTAAGCCAAGTGCGCCGCGGTTCGGAGTCTGTGTCCAACGCTAGCACCGAGATCGCCCAAGGCAACAGCGACCTGAGCTCCCGAACCGAACACCAGGCCAGCGCGCTGGAACAGACCGCCGCCAGCATGGAAGAGCTGAACTCCGCCGTGCGTAACAACGCGGACAACGCGAAGCAGGCCAACCAGCTGGCACTGACTGCATCCAACGTCGCCGTCCAAGGCGGCGCCGTCGTCGGTGAGGTCGTGGAGACCATGAAGGGCATCAATGATGCCAGCCGCAAGATTGGCGACATCATCAGCGTCATCGACTCCATTGCGTTTCAGACCAACATCCTGGCGCTCAATGCCGCCGTTGAGGCGGCCCGGGCCGGCGAACAGGGTCGCGGTTTTGCAGTGGTGGCGTCTGAGGTGCGTAGCCTGGCCAGCCGCAGCGCTGAGGCAGCCAAGGAGATCAAGAGCCTGATCAACGCCAGCGTGGAGCGAGTGGAACAGGGAACCTCCTTGGTGGACAAAGCGGGGCAGACCATGAGCGAGGTGGTGACCAGCATTCGCCGCGTGACCGACATCATGGGAGAAATCAGCGCCGCGAGCAGCGAGCAAAGCGCGGGCGTCGCCCAAGTGGGCGAAGCCGTCACCTCGATGGATCAAGCCACACAGCAGAACGCAGCGTTGGTGGAACAGATGGCAGCGGCGGCGAGCAGCCTCCGTACCCAAGCACAGGACTTGGTGCACGTCGTAGCGGTGTTCCAGATCTCCGAATCTCAACGGCCTCAGGAGATGCTGCGTACGTCTGCGGCTGTGAAGCCCTACAGCCCCTCTGTGCCTGCAGCAACGACGCCAAAACGCGCCAACACCACTTCAGCCGCAAAAGTGCCGGTCGCGAAGAAGGCAACCGTGCCCGCACCGGCTCTTTCCAACGCGACACCTGCAGTCGATCGCTCCACTAGTGCCGGCAAGGACGATGAGTGGGAGGCTTTCTGA
- a CDS encoding DUF493 family protein: MTTPSTPAAGDAADSRKDSLIEYPSLFPIKVMGAKVDGFVHAVTDLARQFDPGFDASTIELRDSRAGNYLGVTITVTATSREQLDDLYRALSSHPLVKVVL, from the coding sequence ATGACGACACCCTCCACCCCCGCTGCCGGCGACGCCGCCGACTCCCGCAAGGACTCGTTGATCGAGTACCCGTCCCTGTTCCCGATCAAGGTGATGGGCGCCAAGGTCGACGGCTTCGTGCACGCCGTGACCGATCTCGCGCGCCAGTTCGACCCGGGCTTCGATGCCTCGACCATCGAACTGCGCGACAGCCGTGCCGGCAACTACCTCGGCGTGACCATCACCGTCACCGCCACCAGCCGCGAGCAACTCGATGACCTGTACCGGGCGCTGTCTTCGCACCCGCTGGTCAAGGTCGTGCTCTGA
- a CDS encoding metallophosphoesterase, translating to MLQFADQALIERISESIRVAWQGEERVWLSADLHLGHQRVIDYCSRPFSDAPSMDGALVRQLRKVSTDEWLILVGDLAMGNHLLSLPLLRQIPGRKVLVLGNHDITRAGICHYVAATNDAGSPLFEAVVPFLFWAGHGGQQVMVTHYPLQMPVPAVPPVADDSAPALPLLNYHGHLHRDVLPHSPRVQYVNVGWDVAQGLVCL from the coding sequence ATGCTCCAGTTCGCGGACCAAGCTTTGATCGAACGGATCAGCGAGTCGATCCGAGTGGCCTGGCAGGGGGAAGAGCGGGTATGGCTTTCGGCAGACCTCCACTTAGGCCACCAGCGCGTCATTGACTATTGCAGCCGTCCGTTTTCCGATGCGCCCTCCATGGACGGCGCGCTGGTACGTCAGCTGCGCAAGGTCAGCACCGATGAGTGGCTGATTCTTGTGGGTGACCTAGCTATGGGCAATCACTTGCTGTCACTCCCGCTGCTTAGGCAGATCCCGGGACGCAAAGTGCTGGTCCTTGGTAACCACGACATCACCCGAGCTGGCATTTGCCATTACGTGGCCGCCACCAACGATGCAGGTTCCCCGTTGTTCGAGGCGGTAGTGCCGTTTCTCTTCTGGGCTGGGCACGGTGGCCAGCAGGTGATGGTGACCCACTATCCACTGCAGATGCCTGTTCCTGCCGTGCCACCTGTCGCAGACGATTCAGCACCCGCTCTGCCGCTGCTGAACTACCACGGCCATCTCCACCGAGACGTGCTGCCCCACAGCCCGCGAGTTCAGTACGTGAACGTGGGCTGGGACGTCGCTCAAGGCTTGGTGTGCCTCTAA
- a CDS encoding helix-turn-helix transcriptional regulator, whose amino-acid sequence MDPRRSLGLRIKELRAEHGFTQEELAERSGLFRTYMSRIESGSANPTLTMLYQIAGRFQLMYGIS is encoded by the coding sequence ATGGATCCACGCCGAAGCCTTGGGCTGCGCATCAAAGAGTTGCGCGCCGAGCACGGCTTCACCCAAGAAGAGCTGGCGGAACGCAGTGGGCTGTTTCGCACCTACATGAGCCGGATCGAATCTGGTTCCGCCAATCCCACATTGACGATGCTTTACCAGATCGCCGGGCGTTTCCAATTGATGTACGGGATCTCTTGA
- a CDS encoding ATP synthase subunit I, whose product MKTIAPETETEAGDSDFKPLTAEEAQQWRQRHPNVSIWRIVWFQALVGALVSLVVWLVSGKPHLGVSAAYGAFSVVLPAALFARGMARQQGSAGAAMASLFGWELAKIVLTVAMLAAAPRLLPGLSWLALLVGMVVTMKTYWIALLARPGVRKPV is encoded by the coding sequence ATGAAAACAATCGCACCCGAGACCGAAACTGAGGCCGGAGATTCCGACTTCAAGCCCCTGACCGCCGAAGAGGCTCAGCAGTGGCGGCAACGCCACCCGAACGTGTCTATCTGGCGCATCGTGTGGTTCCAGGCTCTGGTAGGTGCCCTGGTCTCCCTGGTGGTGTGGCTGGTGTCCGGCAAGCCGCATCTGGGTGTGTCTGCCGCCTATGGCGCCTTCTCCGTCGTGCTGCCCGCCGCGCTGTTTGCGCGGGGCATGGCACGCCAGCAAGGGTCTGCAGGCGCTGCGATGGCGAGTCTGTTCGGTTGGGAGTTGGCCAAGATTGTTTTGACCGTTGCCATGCTGGCGGCGGCGCCCCGGCTGTTGCCGGGCCTGAGCTGGCTGGCGTTGCTGGTCGGCATGGTGGTGACGATGAAAACGTACTGGATCGCGCTCCTGGCGCGGCCCGGTGTTCGCAAACCGGTTTGA
- the ligD gene encoding DNA ligase D has protein sequence MRVATWNINNVVRRIDLLLAWLQSTQPDVVALQELKAPTSSFPREALAAAGYRSLVVGQRTWNGVALLARDHDLLLVKKVLPGDAEDQEARYIEAAVNGVLYACLYLPNGNPQPGPKFEYKLRWFERLRKRAQELWDSGEPVVLLGDWNVVPTDADIYKPDTWRDDALLQPEPRAEFAAVLKQGWTDALESVHPGGKQFTFWDYRRKRWERNAGLRIDHILVSKKLQVLDAGVDREERGKEGASDHAPVWAELQVRTSTRATRARPVASAEPASSRRPRSAGSPSLPGASKAKLPETLSPQLATLATGSLPAGDWVFELKYDGYRILARFDKGRVRLFTRAGHDWTDRMPRLAKELETLKLKSGWLDGEIVVMGPQGTPDFNALQKAFDTRSAADIVYFVFDVPFFDGMDLREVELRHRRELLHSLLRPHDGDFVRYSADVEAAPTAVLEAACRLHLEGVIAKRLDSTYNSRRSETWLKLKCKQRQEFVIAGYTDRTNGPRQVGSLLLGVYGEKDELISVGSVGTGWDAAEAAALKDRLQKLETKEVPFAAGASKPGRWSRRVAGSEHWVQPKLVAEVEFAEWTPDGQIRHASFVSLRSDKPAKVIVRERAKVYSGTGSTSSNTSGVKVSHGDRVIDPTTGFTKLDLVRYYESVAQWMLPHLKGRPVSLVRGPSGVKGQLFFQKHDDKLSIPGLKELPADLWPGHPALLEVPTAKALVSSAQMNVIEFHTWNSLTKNIDKPDRMVFDLDPGEGTPWAHVQEAAVLVRALLEELGLDCWLKTSGGKGLHVVVPITPKLSYSTVKALSKTIVQHLAKTIPQRFVAKSGPSNRVGKLFVDYLRNGHGATTATAFSARARPGMGVSMPIAWDDLPSLKSGANWSIATAPEYLASRNADPWSGYWQKKQSLASAVRLLGFKPQLQSQS, from the coding sequence ATGCGGGTAGCCACCTGGAACATCAACAACGTCGTACGGCGGATCGACTTGCTGCTTGCCTGGCTGCAAAGCACGCAACCTGACGTCGTTGCGCTCCAGGAATTGAAAGCGCCAACGTCGTCGTTTCCAAGGGAGGCGCTGGCAGCCGCTGGCTACCGCTCGCTTGTGGTGGGCCAGCGTACATGGAACGGTGTTGCCCTGCTTGCCCGAGACCATGATCTGCTGCTAGTGAAAAAAGTGCTTCCGGGGGACGCCGAAGACCAGGAGGCGCGCTACATCGAGGCAGCGGTAAACGGCGTCCTCTATGCATGCTTGTATCTACCCAATGGCAACCCGCAACCTGGTCCGAAGTTCGAGTACAAGTTGCGGTGGTTTGAACGCCTGCGCAAGCGAGCGCAGGAACTCTGGGATTCCGGAGAACCCGTCGTTCTTTTGGGCGACTGGAACGTGGTGCCCACCGATGCTGACATCTACAAGCCGGACACCTGGCGGGACGATGCTCTGCTTCAGCCTGAACCACGAGCGGAGTTCGCTGCGGTTCTGAAACAGGGGTGGACAGATGCGCTGGAAAGCGTCCACCCCGGCGGCAAGCAGTTCACTTTCTGGGACTACCGGCGCAAGCGGTGGGAGCGCAACGCGGGTCTTCGCATCGATCACATCCTGGTTAGCAAGAAGCTCCAAGTGCTTGACGCCGGCGTCGACCGTGAGGAGCGTGGCAAGGAAGGCGCCAGCGACCATGCGCCCGTCTGGGCAGAACTGCAAGTCCGAACGTCAACCCGCGCGACGAGAGCCCGACCTGTCGCCTCAGCCGAGCCTGCATCGTCGAGGCGCCCACGCAGCGCCGGGTCGCCCTCCCTTCCGGGCGCCTCGAAGGCGAAACTGCCCGAGACCTTGTCCCCGCAGCTCGCCACTCTCGCGACCGGAAGCCTGCCTGCGGGAGATTGGGTATTTGAGTTGAAGTACGACGGCTATCGCATCCTCGCCCGATTCGACAAAGGGAGGGTGCGCTTGTTCACCAGGGCGGGACACGATTGGACGGATCGCATGCCCAGGCTTGCCAAGGAGCTTGAAACGCTCAAGCTGAAATCCGGTTGGCTTGACGGGGAGATCGTGGTGATGGGGCCGCAGGGCACCCCGGACTTCAATGCCTTGCAAAAGGCGTTCGATACCCGCTCAGCCGCCGACATTGTCTACTTCGTCTTCGATGTTCCGTTTTTTGATGGCATGGATCTGCGGGAGGTGGAACTCAGGCACCGGCGAGAGCTCTTGCACAGTCTTCTACGCCCCCACGACGGAGACTTCGTCAGGTACAGCGCTGATGTGGAGGCTGCGCCGACGGCGGTGCTGGAAGCCGCCTGTCGACTGCATCTGGAAGGTGTCATCGCCAAAAGGCTGGACTCGACGTACAACTCGCGCCGTTCCGAAACGTGGCTGAAGCTGAAGTGCAAGCAGCGTCAGGAGTTCGTGATCGCGGGCTACACAGACCGCACGAACGGACCACGACAGGTGGGCAGCCTGCTCCTGGGCGTATATGGAGAAAAAGACGAGCTCATATCCGTAGGCAGCGTGGGAACAGGTTGGGATGCTGCAGAAGCGGCGGCTTTGAAAGATCGCCTTCAGAAGCTGGAGACGAAGGAAGTGCCGTTCGCAGCCGGAGCTTCCAAGCCTGGTCGGTGGTCACGACGGGTGGCCGGCTCGGAGCACTGGGTCCAGCCCAAGCTTGTGGCGGAAGTCGAATTCGCCGAGTGGACGCCTGATGGCCAGATCCGTCATGCGTCGTTCGTCTCGCTCCGAAGCGATAAACCCGCGAAGGTGATCGTGCGCGAGAGGGCCAAGGTGTATTCGGGCACCGGAAGCACGTCGTCCAACACCAGTGGCGTCAAAGTGAGCCACGGTGACCGCGTGATCGACCCCACGACCGGCTTCACGAAGCTGGACTTGGTACGGTACTACGAAAGCGTGGCGCAATGGATGCTCCCCCATCTGAAAGGACGGCCCGTTTCGCTCGTTCGGGGACCCTCAGGTGTGAAAGGACAGCTCTTCTTCCAAAAACACGATGACAAGCTGTCGATACCAGGCCTGAAGGAGCTGCCGGCAGACTTGTGGCCTGGGCATCCAGCACTGCTCGAAGTGCCGACCGCCAAGGCCCTGGTGAGCAGCGCTCAGATGAATGTGATCGAGTTTCACACCTGGAACTCCCTCACGAAGAATATCGATAAGCCCGATCGGATGGTCTTCGACCTGGATCCTGGAGAAGGCACTCCATGGGCGCATGTGCAGGAAGCCGCTGTTCTGGTCCGTGCGCTGCTCGAAGAGCTTGGGCTCGATTGCTGGCTCAAGACTTCCGGAGGCAAAGGACTGCATGTGGTCGTCCCGATCACGCCCAAGCTATCGTATTCCACCGTCAAGGCGCTATCGAAGACCATCGTTCAGCACCTTGCGAAGACCATCCCACAGCGCTTCGTCGCGAAGAGCGGCCCGTCCAATCGCGTGGGAAAGCTGTTCGTTGACTATCTGCGCAACGGGCATGGCGCGACCACGGCGACTGCGTTCTCCGCGCGCGCCCGGCCGGGGATGGGTGTGTCCATGCCGATCGCCTGGGACGACCTGCCCAGTCTCAAGTCCGGTGCGAACTGGAGCATCGCTACCGCCCCTGAATACTTGGCCTCCCGGAATGCGGACCCTTGGAGCGGCTACTGGCAAAAGAAGCAGTCGCTAGCGTCCGCCGTGCGACTGCTGGGGTTCAAGCCGCAGCTCCAGTCTCAGAGCTGA
- the lipB gene encoding lipoyl(octanoyl) transferase LipB, with amino-acid sequence MQLRNLGRVDYGATLHAMQRFTDERAVDTPDELWICEHAAVYTQGISGNSDHVLNPGSIPVAATNRGGQVTFHGPGQVVCYPLIDLRRAGYFVKEYVFRIEEAVIRTLMHFGVTGHRVGGAPGIYVRLDDPASHALLPQRPRKASGDGPTAPVAPDFSGLGKIAALGIKVSRHCTYHGVALNVDMDLEPYSRINPCGYAELQTVDLSTIGVQTTWDEAAAVLGHQLSIRLAP; translated from the coding sequence GTGCAACTGCGCAACCTCGGCCGCGTGGACTATGGCGCGACGCTGCATGCCATGCAGCGCTTCACCGACGAGCGGGCTGTCGACACGCCTGACGAGCTGTGGATTTGCGAGCACGCAGCCGTTTACACGCAGGGCATTTCCGGCAATAGCGATCACGTTCTCAACCCGGGGAGCATTCCGGTGGCGGCCACCAACCGTGGGGGGCAGGTCACGTTCCACGGCCCGGGGCAGGTCGTCTGCTACCCGCTGATCGACCTGCGGCGCGCCGGCTACTTCGTCAAGGAGTACGTGTTTCGCATCGAAGAGGCCGTGATCCGCACGCTCATGCATTTCGGCGTGACGGGCCACCGTGTGGGCGGGGCGCCAGGCATCTACGTGCGCCTGGACGATCCCGCCAGCCACGCGCTGCTGCCGCAGCGCCCGCGCAAGGCCTCCGGCGATGGCCCCACGGCCCCGGTAGCGCCCGATTTCTCCGGCCTGGGCAAGATCGCCGCGCTGGGCATCAAGGTGAGCCGGCATTGCACGTACCACGGCGTCGCCCTGAACGTGGACATGGACCTGGAACCTTATTCGCGCATCAACCCTTGCGGCTACGCAGAGCTGCAGACGGTGGACCTTTCTACAATCGGGGTCCAAACCACTTGGGATGAGGCTGCTGCGGTGCTGGGCCACCAGCTTTCCATCCGCCTCGCACCCTGA
- the lipA gene encoding lipoyl synthase, giving the protein MSTSEVVREAQSTGAYNPLAKQKAAAKLSRIPIKVEQGEVLKKPEWIRVKAGSPTTRFYEIKEILREHKLHTVCEEASCPNIGECFGKGTATFMIMGDKCTRRCPFCDVGHGRPDPLNKDEPLNLARTIAALKLKYVVITSVDRDDLRDGGSGHFVECIENIRALSPATQIEILVPDFRGRDDRALEILKSAPPDVMNHNLETAPRLYKEARPGSDYQFSLNLLKKFKALHPGVPTKSGIMVGLGETDEEILQVMRDMRAHDIDMLTIGQYLAPSNSHLPVRRYVHPDTFKMYEEEAYKMGFTHAAVGAMVRSSYHADQQAHAAGVCVENSK; this is encoded by the coding sequence ATGAGCACTTCCGAAGTCGTCCGCGAAGCCCAGTCCACCGGGGCTTACAACCCGCTCGCCAAGCAGAAGGCCGCGGCCAAGCTGTCGCGCATTCCGATCAAGGTCGAGCAAGGCGAAGTGCTCAAGAAGCCCGAGTGGATCCGCGTCAAAGCCGGCTCGCCCACCACGCGCTTCTACGAGATCAAGGAAATCCTGCGCGAGCACAAGCTGCACACGGTGTGCGAAGAGGCCTCGTGCCCCAACATCGGCGAGTGCTTCGGCAAGGGCACTGCCACGTTCATGATCATGGGCGACAAGTGCACGCGCCGCTGCCCGTTCTGCGACGTGGGCCACGGCCGCCCCGACCCACTGAACAAGGACGAGCCGCTGAACCTGGCGCGCACCATCGCCGCGCTCAAGCTCAAGTACGTGGTGATCACCAGCGTGGACCGCGACGATCTGCGCGATGGCGGCAGCGGCCACTTCGTCGAATGCATCGAGAACATCCGCGCCCTTTCGCCCGCCACGCAGATCGAGATCCTGGTGCCCGACTTCCGCGGCCGCGACGACCGCGCGCTCGAGATCCTGAAGTCTGCGCCGCCCGATGTGATGAACCACAACCTGGAGACCGCGCCGCGCCTGTACAAGGAAGCGCGCCCGGGATCGGACTACCAGTTCAGCCTGAACCTGCTCAAGAAGTTCAAGGCGCTGCACCCCGGCGTGCCGACCAAGAGCGGCATCATGGTCGGCCTGGGCGAGACGGACGAAGAGATCCTGCAGGTGATGCGCGACATGCGCGCGCACGACATCGACATGCTGACCATCGGCCAGTACCTGGCGCCCTCCAACAGCCACCTGCCCGTGCGCCGCTACGTGCACCCGGACACCTTCAAGATGTACGAGGAAGAGGCCTACAAGATGGGCTTCACGCACGCCGCCGTGGGCGCGATGGTGCGGTCCAGCTACCACGCGGACCAGCAGGCGCACGCAGCCGGCGTCTGTGTCGAGAACTCGAAGTAA